The DNA region TGTAGCATCACATCGCAGTCCGCATCCAAGACACAAAAGTAAGCACTTCTTTCAGATCTCACTTTTGCATCTTGAAGAAGCATTGTTTTCTGTCTCTTTTCATCGGTGTTTTGGCTCTTCATCAGTGTGAGCTGTGCCTTTGGTTTACTGTTTCTCTGGTTTTCGTCCGAGCTATTATATTGCTCTCTGCGTCAACGAAGCCTTGCAGGCTGGAAGAGCAACTTGTTCACGTGTGGGCCTTCCGGCGGCGACAAGTGAATAGAATGGTTCTCTCTAGTACTATTGTTTGTTCAAGTGAATAGCCCTCAGTCACGCCAAACCTCTGCCTTTTCAGTCCTCCCACTTTTTCACCCATCAAGTTTCGCCGGAACTGTCATTGCCAGAAAACTCCAACTGCCAAATTACGTCCACTGCTTCTGCTTTTGCGTTGCAGTTTTCTTCGTCCTTTCTCAGCAAACACGCAGAATTCGACGAGTCGCTAACGAAGGACCATCGAAAATACAGATTTCGAGGACTTCCTCACAACCAAGATCTTCCCAGACATGTATCTAGGCAACTTCGTGAACATCCTTCAGTTCAGCCACCAGGGAGTCGCAGCCCAGGGCTCTTCTGATTCTGATCCCAAGACCCAGCTATCGTCTCGACGCGGCAACCCTTGCTCGTTCCGCACGCTTCTCAATGACGGCGCTTCATCTTGCGATtctctcagcagcagcaccttTGAGGAGTTGGACAGTGGAGACATTCGATTTGACGACTCCGAGTGTATCTCCATCGGCCGCACCCTAGGGAACGTCCCAAACCATCAGTTGCAGAAGCGTGTGGACAGCGGCATTGTTCTTGAGACGCAAGGTCGTAATCTTTACTCAGTTCCCACGGACCTTTTTGCGCTGGAAAATGAGCACGGTGACGAAACCATGGGCGACTATAGCTGTATTGAGCAAGATATCGACATGGCGATCTGTTCACCCATCTTCACTACACAAGACCACACGTTCAAGCGATCATTCAGCGCAAACGAGTTCCCGGCCGCCAGCAACCTGTCAGGCGTTTCAGAATCCGACAAGCAGGTGTTTGGCTCAATGGAGGCAATGAACATGCCATTCTCCTTGAACGAACCCGTTTTGAGAAGACACAAAAGATTCCCTTTCCGCGACCACGATGCCGCcaaggacgatgaggacgatgacaTGTCCATCATTTCCGACTTCTCGCTCATTCCCAGCTACACCCCTGGCGGAATCGACCAACAGTacaaagtcaaagtcaaagtcggcCGGGCAACCTTTAAGCGACTTCTCAAGATCCAGGCGAAGGTTGCCACCAAGACTGTTCGCCATATCAAGCGATCCTGTCGTGAGGCCATGGGGCAGGCTTTTGACCATTCCAGCCCCGTCTATAAACCGGCTACCTGTGTCCGTGTTGGGGGTGCCTGTTAAGCTGAGGAGAAACACAGCAGCTGTCGATGTACAATAATTTTGGAGTTTGTTATTCCACAAGAGTCACTCGCTATTTATCACCCACCTCATTTTTGGACTCACCACACCTATCACCCAGCACCAAGACCTGAATGCGACTGCTCGGCACAATACAGTACCAACCGAGATCCCGATATCATGATATCACAGCATGTCACAGCCAAGGACTACGCGCAAGGGATGGCAGATCCGTCAAGTAGAGCACCATGAAGAAGCAAGTGTATCATCCACTGGCTTTTTTGCCTCGTTTTCCGGTTTGACAATGGCGCTGGATTCTCGCCAGCATCACCGCAGTCAAGATGCCAGATACGGGACCCTGGACAGCTGTGGCCTTTACCGAGGAGGATCCTACGATATCCAAACCGTACAATGCAGAGAAGAGCGCAATGGAGCAAGGAACGGCATGGGAGGGGGAATTGGCATGAATAGGGACAAAAAGCGAATTAGCGAATTTGGGAGACTCGCAAGGAGAGGGAACTTTCGGGCGGAGAATGGgagtgaggttggagagtagagggagggagggagagctACAACAGCGATCAAACGGTCCTCTGCTTCACAAAGGGAACAACCCACAGCGGTcattctccatcctctcgcTGCTCGCTTTTCCTTTGCGGTTCGAttcgtttttctttctcttttgtgTTATTGCGCAGTATCCCTTTGGGAATGGGTTTTACCACTTGGGCATCGGTTATCGGAGTTTGGTcgggctgggttgggttgggcaCGGAAAAGTACATATGATACCCCCTTGTTGATATTCTAGAGAATTCAcctgcttttcttttttttcttttaccCCCTGGTTTTGCATGTTGTGTTTTTGCCATTTGATAGGctatttttttattcttttttttggcgggggggagggggagcactggatggtggtgacggtaTGGCACCTAAGGCAGCTAAACATATCCTGATGTTGAATAGTGACCATAGGCATAATAGGAATACATTGACGATTTAAGTTGTGATGAAGGCCATCTTGCTTTGGGTGCTGCATGTCAACCCACCCCACGTCTGCTGCTAAAGAACAAGACAACCTCCTGTCTCACAGAATGTCCAGTTCGATCATCACAAGTAAACTTCTTTAGGTTGTTGCGGCTTCATGATACTGACTGGCCTGCACCCCTTCACAGCATCGCGGTATTCCTCAGTGTTCGTaactctccctctcttctctgtGATCTAGCTCTATACACATATACATACACTTCCACCCAGCCCCTTCTTGCCACATCATCATTAACCCTGTCTGCCTtcaaaaaaacaacagaaACACGCAGaaacacaacaaacacaatcaccaaaaacaccaatGTACAATGCAATGCTTTCATTCCCGATGCTGCCGTCCAGAAACCCATCATCGCCTACAAGTAAAccgacagacagacagataCTATATGTACACGATTTTTTtaccccctcaccaaccccccgttGTGGCCTCTCTACTTTCCTATCCCTTCTTTCCTGTGCCTGTGTGAAAGATATGTGTACCCTttcttcctttccttccttcttcccaatAAGTCTGCTCCCTTTCTCCGCCCGTTTCCCCTGCTGTCCCAAATCTTGTCCGGAACCGCTTCCAATGTGCCATTAACATGCAACGATAGAAGCAACCGGGGCGAGAGCGAGAGACCCCATCCAAATCTCCGGTTCTAATCGGTGTCGTTGCTGTCCCCCTGAACAGAACAACGAGATTCCAGCAATAGCAAAGCTGAGGGGGGAAAGAACAAAGTCATGGTACAAAAATCATGACAACGAGCAGACTAGGTAATAAAACAAAACCAGACCCGAAACACCATCCTGTCTGCCCCAAGACACCGGGCGCCGCCGCGATAAAAATCGACTTTGTGACAAAAGATAAGAACAATGAACAAAAACCCTGCCCATGCCGTatgaaaaaaagaagtaaAGACGCCCGGCTGTGATACTGAAAGACGCCTCCGCCAATTAACCTTCAGTGGATATCCGTGATGATGAAGTGACGGTAGCAAAAACACCCAGGCCTGTCGTGGCCGGGTGTCCAAAAAATCCAGATGCCGAACATGGAACCATGATCTACAGCTAATCATGACGTGTCGTCAATGCGCCGAATCCAACCACAGAGTGGTATCCTGAGACTGTACAAGACTGGACATCAGAGGTTTAGAAGGGCCAACAGTTAGGCATCGTCCGAGATTTGGTCGACTGTTAACCCAAGGTTTTGGATCCCAAGTAGACCGGCCTGCTTCTTACCCCAAGCGCGAGTCACGATGGATGCTATGCACAAAGTCAGCATGTGCTTCAACAGAGCATGAAATGATTGGACACTCACCCTTGAGGAACTTCTTGCTCGCGTATTTCTTGAAGAACGCCTCATGGCAGACGGGGCGGGCCAGGTAGTCCACCATCAAGCGATAAACGGGGTCAATTTCCGCCTCAGTGTAGCCGGCATAGTAGGCCAATGTCTCGTCCTACAATTGAGTCAGTTAGATGTATACACGATCGCAAAGTCCTAAGGGAGGCTTACCCATTCTCCACGGCTCAGGCACATGCGCGCGCAGTACATAGCAGCGGCGGCAATGTGGCTGGGGCGGTAGGCCATAAACCGATGGTCCAGCAAGCTGATCTCCATAAGATACTTGCCAAGAGTGCGGGAGTGGATGTCGTAGTTGTCAGCCTTGGAAATGCGACGGAGGAAGTTCATTGGGTTGGGGTAGCTGAGGTCGTAGTTGAGGGTTTGCAGAACGAATCTCTCGGCACTCAAGATCTCGGCCTCGCTGAATCCATCGTCGGCGACGTGACGGAAGTTGGCAATGTGGGGTGAGAGAACCTCCTCGTACTTGGAAGCGATGAACATGGCGGTAATGCCAACGAGCTGAAGACGGTCGAGCTGCACAACCTTTTCGGACAGGAAGCGGTCGATGATGTTGACGGCAAGGAAGAGTGTCTCGGGCAGGAGATGGAAGCGAGTGTGAACCTCGACAAGCCAGTCGATCAAGATGCCGCGCGTCTTCCACTCCAAATCATCCTGGTGGTCCATGtagtgggggttggggaccGAGTTGCATTCCAGATCGCGCAGGTACTCGAAAATGTCGTTAGCATATTCGGCGACCATGAGCGGGTCATCGTAGTCCTCGCGGTCGAGATCCTCGACACCTTCGGGGAAGACATGCTCGGCAGGTTCGGCAGCAACGGGCGCGGGGACAGCCTCCTTGCGGCGGAGATCCTCCTCGATGTTGGAGCTCTTGACGCGCAAAgactcctcaaccttggtcttcttctcagcctcgagcGTGTGCACCTTCTTGGGGGCCGGCTCGCTCTCCTCTGTAACACGCTCCTTCACCGCAGCGCTGGCTGCAGTAGATGTgaccttcctcttcaaggGACCAATGGCGCCGGCACCAGTTTTCGAGACGACTTTAGTGTTGTTGGCTTTCTCCTTGAGAGGAACAGCAGCTGAGCGAGTTGTCGCAGTTGTTCTCTTCTGAACGCCAGCGGTGGCCTTGGGAGCGAGAGCAGCCTTTgctggcttcttggcctcggcagcATCGCCCTTCGTCGCATTAGTGACATCACCCAAAGCATTACGCTTCCGCGtggggttggcggcgacAGTGGTCTTCTTGGACTGCAATCCCTTGGAGGCCAGCTCGTCCACCTTCAAGGTAGCGGCCTTGGCACGAGTAAGACGCGTCGTATCAGTGCTGTTCTCGTCGTTTTCGTTCGCTACCGAACGAAGGTTTCTTGTCCTCTAATGATGATGTTAGGATGAGATCATGGCATGAACAGGATGTGGTAGTACTCACAACCATCTTGGCTGATATGATCCGAGATAAGTCAATCGAATGTTAGGTAGAGCTGGATGCAAAGAGTCAATCGGTCGGTTCCCAACGCGTCGGCACCAGCAAATGGACAAGTGAGGAAGAGATCGAGCACAGCAGTGGGAATTGGATTGGCGTACAGTGGTCCCTTGAATGACGCGACAAATAGGAAAGGGCAGAgtatgtatgtgtgtgtgtgtgtgtgtgggtgggtgggactgaaagtaaacaaaagGAAGGGCGAGGCGTACCAAAGATGCTGGGGATAACGAACAACACGGGCAGGTGGCGTGTCTTCTGGGGGATATGCCTAGGAGAATCGGGAgccgtggtgatgggggcCCAGTCGTTGATTTGCTGTCGGAGTTGAGAGTCGAGATCACGGATTGGCGACGCGTTCCTGGGTCAAAAGGAGAACGCTCGAGTTGATCACGACGATAGACAGCCTGCCACGGTCGATGGCGGTGCCAATGGTGGAAGCGTTGCTGGGTAGTGGGTGGAGGTCTTTGGGTATGGGAAAGAGAGGATGTTGACAGAGCTGTCTTGTTTTTAAGAACTTGAatgtggaggttgatggcagAGTGGGACCTCCAGGGTTCGCGAGCCCAAATCAGAACGCGGTCGTAGCAGAGTCAAAGGGACGCGGTGTCCTGCACTGAGCCAGCGGCTGCCGGAGCAACAGCGGTCAGAAAACGGCCTGATTGGCTGCGGCCACTGGAACGCGCGAGAGCAAGTCCTTGGCGCCCCACCATGACTTTCCCTCAACCCTGCCAATCCAGGGTTATGTATGTCTCTGTCGCGGGAGGGGCATCCAACCTTGATCCAGCTGTCTGCGCATCGCAAGGGCGAACGCGCCGACCCACTTCCCGGTGCACAAGCCAGCAGAACTAGCCACATAGCCACACAAACCAAGCCACATTTTCCGCCAAGCATCGAGCTTCCCACGCAAAAATCCCAGCATCTGGGGTGGTTATTTGAAGGCTAGGTATACAGAGATCCCCCGACGAGCTCCCCCGACACCTCGCAGCCCATTGGCTGCTTCCAGTCTTT from Podospora pseudoanserina strain CBS 124.78 chromosome 1, whole genome shotgun sequence includes:
- a CDS encoding hypothetical protein (EggNog:ENOG503PY90), which codes for MGNPEPLSIMTLLARHSPGSAALTSLIKHLRRSGIIDILISWRASTVYCIVSPISTLKTVPRNSAARLRNTVRRVYRSNRSKMAGPQTKPLPKGRQSYTARETTPMSTTTKGRMMDSRVMKRQSQTAMAKRQKVPVVASHRSPHPRHKNFEDFLTTKIFPDMYLGNFVNILQFSHQGVAAQGSSDSDPKTQLSSRRGNPCSFRTLLNDGASSCDSLSSSTFEELDSGDIRFDDSECISIGRTLGNVPNHQLQKRVDSGIVLETQGRNLYSVPTDLFALENEHGDETMGDYSCIEQDIDMAICSPIFTTQDHTFKRSFSANEFPAASNLSGVSESDKQVFGSMEAMNMPFSLNEPVLRRHKRFPFRDHDAAKDDEDDDMSIISDFSLIPSYTPGGIDQQYKVKVKVGRATFKRLLKIQAKVATKTVRHIKRSCREAMGQAFDHSSPVYKPATCVRVGGAC
- the CLB2 gene encoding G2/mitotic-specific cyclin (EggNog:ENOG503NX52; COG:D) codes for the protein MVRTRNLRSVANENDENSTDTTRLTRAKAATLKVDELASKGLQSKKTTVAANPTRKRNALGDVTNATKGDAAEAKKPAKAALAPKATAGVQKRTTATTRSAAVPLKEKANNTKVVSKTGAGAIGPLKRKVTSTAASAAVKERVTEESEPAPKKVHTLEAEKKTKVEESLRVKSSNIEEDLRRKEAVPAPVAAEPAEHVFPEGVEDLDREDYDDPLMVAEYANDIFEYLRDLECNSVPNPHYMDHQDDLEWKTRGILIDWLVEVHTRFHLLPETLFLAVNIIDRFLSEKVVQLDRLQLVGITAMFIASKYEEVLSPHIANFRHVADDGFSEAEILSAERFVLQTLNYDLSYPNPMNFLRRISKADNYDIHSRTLGKYLMEISLLDHRFMAYRPSHIAAAAMYCARMCLSRGEWDETLAYYAGYTEAEIDPVYRLMVDYLARPVCHEAFFKKYASKKFLKASIVTRAWGKKQAGLLGIQNLGLTVDQISDDA